A single window of Poecilia reticulata strain Guanapo linkage group LG10, Guppy_female_1.0+MT, whole genome shotgun sequence DNA harbors:
- the LOC103471183 gene encoding putative threonylcarbamoyl-AMP synthase, translating to MSMWISSVKQLEPVRHLLSPLLLDFMEAAWPSSISMVIPRGPWLDIFGLGDAAKHIGTPQSIAIRTPDCAVATHLINLVGPIAVTSANPTGEADTTHHNQVYAKLGKKVEGVLCDGPSPENIASTVVDCTKIETGQIGFFRVGLIPKSKVFQIFEEVKNRHRQGQINPAFEHDLAPPDTQTEESLGQDETSESGREIENSTJSTTHEQSTDLNSDS from the exons ATGTCCATGTGGATCTCTTCTGTCAAGCAGCTGGAGCCTGTTAGACACCTACTGAGTCCCCTGCTCCTGGACTTCATGGAGGCTGCATGGCCTTCCTCTATCAGCATGGTCATCCCCAGAG GACCATGGTTGGACATATTTGGTTTGGGAGATGCTGCCAAACACATCGGGACTCCACAAAGCATTGCCATCAGAACCCCAGACTGTGCAGTAGCTACACATCTTATTAATTTG GTGGGTCCAATTGCAGTAACCTCAGCCAACCCAACAGGCGAGGCAGATACAACTCACCATAACCAAGTTTATGCTAAACTGGGAAAAAAG gttGAAGGGGTGTTGTGTGATGGACCCTCCCCTGAGAATATTGCATCTACTGTGGTTGACTGCACCAAGATTGAAACTGGACAAATTGGTTTCTTCAGAGTGGGCCTCATTCCAAAATCCAAG gttttccagATTTTTGAGGAAGTTAAGAATCGGCATAGACAAGGGCAAATAAATCCTGCCTTTGAACATGATCTGGCTCCTCCAGACACCCAAACTGAGGAGAGTTTGGGACAGGATGAAACATCAGAATCAGGAAGAGAAATTGAAAACTCAACAMTCTCCACAACACATGAGCAAAGCACAGACCTCAATAGCGACTCCTAG